A section of the Primulina eburnea isolate SZY01 chromosome 1, ASM2296580v1, whole genome shotgun sequence genome encodes:
- the LOC140830316 gene encoding LOW QUALITY PROTEIN: uncharacterized protein (The sequence of the model RefSeq protein was modified relative to this genomic sequence to represent the inferred CDS: deleted 2 bases in 1 codon): MEPSKNLNFVQPNPLVRGNECLGHESQVYKVDTSGHASASLKFPEIIFSDPKPVHNFSIQTGEEFALEFMLDRVNPRKPFISNISGDTRYAAGYLEQLNIIGNVCTSAESGSDISMITREENGSREFGRSDLSLLGNKGNLGYSPSSQSVRHLSSDYHSDHKLVYASSGVSDSSSTKLKILCSFGGSILPRPSDGKLRYVGGETRIIIIRKDITMQELWHKATAIYFETQTIKYQYPGEDLDALVSVSTDEDLLNMMEDCHVLEDGEGSKMLRMFLFSLGDLDDAHFFLSNSDCDTKIKYVVAVNGMDSGYRKGSVLHGLSSFSGNNLNELEALNVEKDTSGTATEFIGESNLNSTGFLIPSTVESSKLLLSCPSIVYEQTGYRFEDKQHLPQFGYNLHTANYGLSESSVPQFSYGTMPQQKDLEGNPLSIPGTQVTDVQENESKQRVRFKLKMQVIKFTNDQLIASQSRGGNSKSSCPVDESSVIIPKLGRELSSKTLKVEGMVAEPFPVSITLDAVNQFHNSSGNDYHISETLPVSESVNTVSDPTDLSYFESSFPPQRTFYSECIPREQAELLSRISKSDDSHSSQFIVNQPIIDVVQQDLVTESIEKPQNGNVGDPTRPPIAIDKSKLVVPEALDDWCTKPHIIRQDDQGSVCDQALKLEAEAGLNLPAVSHEDSIKTSEGRTTDWVDEVGSQSIANDDHGHPRISTLTGAMEESSVDVPRTEQGDIIIDINDRFPRDFLSDIFSKAIIFGSSSHIAPLLKDRAGLSINIENHEPKHWSFFQRLAGDQFARRDVSLIDQDHVFSADLTKVEEEAPLAYDFIQLAREGIALTHRELQDNSDAEYPKGFPDGDEAVSIALHSNYNASQVNASEGMQDDDLMDNMKIQASDYEEGIGNIGLPLFDLSLVDFDIHSLQIIKNADLEELRELGSGTFGTVYHGKWRGSDVAIKRIKKSCFIGRQSEQERLTFEFWREAEILSKLHHPNVVAFYGVVQDGPGATLATVTEYMVDGSLRHVLLRKDRHLDRRKRLVIAMDAAFGMEYLHSKNIVHFDLKCDNLLVNLKDPSRPICKVGDFGLSKMKRNTLVSGGVRGTLPWMAPELLNGGSNKVSEKVDVFSFGIVLWEILTGEEPYANMHYGAIIGGIVSNTLRPPIPSYCDLEWRRLMEQCWAPNPSMRPSFTEIAGRLRVMSASGQSRKVSS; the protein is encoded by the exons ATGGAACCATCAAAAAATCTCAATTTTGTACAACCCAATCCCTTGGTACGTGGGAATGAATGTCTTGGTCATGAATCACAAGTTTATAAGGTGGATACTTCAGGTCATGCAAGTGCCAGTTTGAAGTTTCCAGAGATTATCTTTTCAGATCCTAAACCTGTGCATAACTTCTCTATTCAGACCGGAGAAGAATTTGCTCTCGAATTTATGCTTGACCGGGTCAATCCCCGGAAGCCATTTATTTCGAATATCTCTGGGGATACCAGGTATGCAGCTGGCTACTTGGAGCAGTTAAACATTATAGGAAATGTATGTACCAGCGCTGAAAGTGGTTCAGATATTTCCATGATTACCAGAGAAGAAAATGGTTCAAGAGAATTTGGGCGAAGTGATTTGTCTTTACTTGGGAACAAGGGTAATCTTGGGTATTCGCCATCTTCGCAATCAGTGCGACATTTATCATCGGATTACCACAGTGACCACAAACTTGTGTATGCCTCATCTGGAGTATCTGATAGCTCATCAACAAAGCTGAAGATTCTCTGCAGTTTTGGTGGGAGTATCCTCCCTCGGCCTAGTGATGGAAAGCTCAGATATGTTGGTGGTGAAACACGCATTATCATAATAAGGAAGGACATTACTATGCAAGAATTATGGCATAAAGCTACTGCAATTTATTTTGAAACGCAGACTATTAAATATCAGTATCCTGGGGAGGATCTTGATGCTTTAGTTTCTGTATCAACTGATGAGGATTTACTGAACATGATGGAAGATTGCCATGTTCTAGAAGATGGAGAAGGATCCAAAATGCTTCGAATGTTTCTATTCTCTCTTGGGGATTTGGATGATGCTCATTTCTTTCTATCCAACTCGGATTGTGACACAAAGATAAAATATGTAGTGGCTGTCAATGGCATGGATAGCGGATATAGAAAAGGCTCCGTTCTACATGGCTTATCAAGCTTTTCTGGAAATAATCTGAATGAGTTGGAAGCACTGAATGTTGAAAAGGATACAAGTGGGACTGCCACTGAATTTATTGGTGAAAGTAACTTAAATTCAACTGGCTTTCTCATTCCATCAACAGTTGAATCTTCTAAACTTCTTCTATCATGTCCGTCTATAGTTTATGAGCAGACTGGATATCGTTTTGAAGACAAGCAGCATTTGCCACAATTTGGCTATAATTTGCATACAGCTAATTATGGACTTTCTGAAAGTTCAGTACCACAATTTTCCTATGGGACAATGCCTCAGCAAAAAGATCTTGAAGGGAATCCCTTAAGCATTCCAGGAACACAGGTCACAGATGTGCAGGAAAATGAATCAAAACAGAGAGTTCGATTCAAACTGAAAATGCAAGTAATCAAATTT ACTAATGATCAACTTATTGCTTCACAGTCACGCGGTGgtaattcaaaatctagttgtcCTGTTGATGAGTCATCAGTGATCATCCCTAAGCTGGGTAGAGAACTTTCTTCGAAGACTTTGAAAGTTGAGGGGATGGTTGCAGAACCTTTTCCAGTTTCTATAACTCTTGATGCTGTTAATCAGTTTCATAATTCATCTGGAAATGATTATCACATTTCTGAGACTCTACCTGTTTCTGAATCTGTAAACACCGTGTCTGATCCTACTGATTTAAGTTACTTTGAGTCCTCTTTTCCTCCCCAGAGGACATTTTATTCCGAGTGTATTCCTCGAGAGCAGGCAGAGTTGCTCAGTAGAATATCAAAGTCTGATGATTCACACAGTTCTCAGTTTATTGTTAATCAACCAATAATTGATGTTGTTCAGCAGGATTTAGTGACGGAATCTATTGAAAAACCTCAAAATGGAAATGTAGGTGATCCTACAAGGCCACCGATTGCTATTGACAAGTCTAAACTCGTCGTGCCTGAAGCCCTTGATGATTGGTGCACTAAACCTCATATTATAAGGCAGGATGATCAAGGTTCTGTGTGTGATCAAGCTCTTAAGTTAGAGGCAGAAGCTGGATTGAATCTACCTGCGGTGAGCCATGAAGATTCAATTAAAACTTCTGAAGGTCGAACAACTGATTGGGTTGATGAGGTTGGCAGTCAATCCATCGCTAATGATGACCACGGACATCCTCGAATTTCTACACTGACAGGAGCTATGGAAGAATCCAGTGTTGATGTTCCCAGAACGGAACAGGGTGACATAATCATTGATATAAATGACCGTTTCCCTCGTGATTTTCTCTCTGATATATTTTCAAAAGCTATTATCTTTGGTAGTTCATCCCATATTGCTCCTCTTTTGAAAGATCGAGCAGGTTTGAGCATTAATATTGAAAATCATGAGCCTAAACACTGGTCTTTCTTCCAAAGATTGGCAGGAGATCAATTTGCTAGAAGGGACGTTTCTCTGATCGATCAGGACCATGTATTTTCTGCCGACCTTACAAAAGTTGAAGAGGAGGCTCCTTTGGCATATGACTTCATTCAGCTGGCTAGAGAGGGGATTGCTCTAACTCACAGGGAATTGCAGGATAACTCTGATGCAGAATATCCAAAAGGCTTCCCTGATGGAGATGAAGCTGTCTCGATAGCTCTTCATTCCAATTATAATGCATCACAAGTGAATGCCAGTGAAGGCATGCAGGATGACGATTTGATGGACAATATGAAAATTCAAGCCTCAGATTATGAG GAAGGGATAGGAAATATTGGCTTACCTCTTTTTGATCTCTCTTTGGTGGATTTTGATATACACTCATTGCAG ATCATAAAAAATGCAGATCTTGAAGAGTTGAGGGAACTTGGTTCTGGCACATTTGGGACTGTATATCATGGAAAATGGAGAGGCTCAGATGTAGCAATTAAACGAATAAAGAAGAGTTGCTTTATTGGTCGACAATCAGAGCAAGAAAGACTG ACCTTTGAATTTTGGAGGGAAGCTGAAATTCTTTCAAAGCTTCACCACCCCAATGTTGTAGCATTCTATGGTGTTGTACAAGATGGACCTGGGGCGACATTGGCTACTGTTACGGAATACATGGTTGATGGATCTTTAAGACATGTTTTACTCCGGAAGGATAG GCATCTTGATCGACGGAAGCGGCTCGTCATTGCAATGGATGCAGCTTTTGGTATGGAGTATCTGCATTCAAAGAATATAGTGCACTTCGATCTCAAATGTGACAATTTGTTGGTTAACCTGAAAGATCCTTCAAGACCTATATGCAAG GTTGGAGATTTTGGTCTATCAAAAATGAAGAGGAACACCTTAGTTTCTGGTGGAGTAAGGGGAACTCTTCCGTGGATGGCTCCAGAGCTGTTAAATGGCGGTAGCAATAAAGTTTCTGAGAAG